In the genome of Moorena sp. SIOASIH, the window TCGTATTTAGGATTAGCTTGTACCCCAAATTGAGGGGAAAACTTACTGCCAAGGGGCACCCCTGGAATCCCCGGACGTAAGCCCAAGTCTACCGCAATTTTTTGGGTTTCTGGTTGCCGTAGGAATTCAATAACTTTTTCCCCTGCTGCTTTCTCTTTTTCACTCACCCATGGGGCATTGGGGAGGATGGCGCGGATGTTAGAACTGAAGGTAGCAGAAGGATAAACCGCTTGATAGTTAACCGTATTATTACCTTGGCTGTTGGCACTAATCACTAAGGATTCGTAGACAGAGCCCACAGAAGCCCAAAACGGACCGTTTTTAACCATCGATTTCGCTAACGATCCCGTAGATTTTCCATAACGGGTGATTTTATTTTGGATTTTCTGAATCCGATCTTGGTATTTTTTTACATCCGCTATGGTGAGTTCTTCAGGACGCTTACCGGAAACCGAAGCAAATTGAGCCACTAGGGTTTGCAAGCCAGAATTGGAACGGGTTGGAGCAGTGTGAACGTAAGTTATTGGTAAAGGAGCCGCCTTGGGGTCTAGATCCTGGTGATTTTTTGCTTCTACCAACGAAACATAGAGATCGTCCACTGCTGCTAAACTTCCGGCTAAATCAGCTTGGGTCATAAAAACCATCGGACTGTAAGCAAGCAGAGGTGATTCAGTTAAATCTGGGATATAGTTTTGTCCTGGAAAAATTTTATTAATCTGGAAGATCAGCTGACTCTGGTAAATTTCTCCATCGACAGAAATTAAAGTAGGAAATTGGGAATCTTCAGGAGCGATCGCACCAGATTGCAATTGTTGCGTAAGATTAAGAACTTCCTCCACCACATCCCCACTTCCTTTAGTATCGCAGGTTAGATAAAAGGGAGTACCATCCTTTAGTTTAGGCTGGGAGTTATTGAGTTTGGTTGCAGCGCGATCGCAAAAATCTTTTAAGTCACTCCCTGCCAGAAAGCGAATTTCTAAACCTCGGTTAACTGTTTGGTTGATTGTTTGACTAGTCTGACAAGCACCAAGGAGCAAGAGAACAGAATAGATAGGTATAAAATATCGTTTCCAAGAGATTGAAGGGAAAACCTTCGGGAGATTGCTATAATTAAACATCACACATCGCTTAGTTTTTGAATCT includes:
- a CDS encoding extracellular solute-binding protein; this encodes MFNYSNLPKVFPSISWKRYFIPIYSVLLLLGACQTSQTINQTVNRGLEIRFLAGSDLKDFCDRAATKLNNSQPKLKDGTPFYLTCDTKGSGDVVEEVLNLTQQLQSGAIAPEDSQFPTLISVDGEIYQSQLIFQINKIFPGQNYIPDLTESPLLAYSPMVFMTQADLAGSLAAVDDLYVSLVEAKNHQDLDPKAAPLPITYVHTAPTRSNSGLQTLVAQFASVSGKRPEELTIADVKKYQDRIQKIQNKITRYGKSTGSLAKSMVKNGPFWASVGSVYESLVISANSQGNNTVNYQAVYPSATFSSNIRAILPNAPWVSEKEKAAGEKVIEFLRQPETQKIAVDLGLRPGIPGVPLGSKFSPQFGVQANPKYDSYRPPKPEVVEAMLQSWQSYAKKPSQVALVVDVSGSMRGEKLSGVQNTLLNYVQNLGSREKIAIIPFSNEIKEPFMVEGTPQGKAEGIKFIGSLKAGGGTRLYDSAIFARNWLKQNFKTDAINAVLILTDGEDSGSEITLDRLSQELQTSNFKTDESIAFFTVGYGKQGEFNPKVLQTIAEVNGGYYRQGNPETISKLIADLQVEF